One genomic window of Glycine soja cultivar W05 chromosome 9, ASM419377v2, whole genome shotgun sequence includes the following:
- the LOC114425193 gene encoding uncharacterized protein LOC114425193 isoform X5 → MSFQSEDQGLLDQATDQGLQEKLKISYTRDFLLSLSGLDICRELPSGFDRSLLSEFEDASQDRQRSTGGLSVHSFSRRIEYSSSPPTRGDSFSRGIHGKWETRSSGRSDKDSDSQSELDSDSGKRFGNQSRRSWQGPEHDGLLGSGSFPRPSGYTPGLAALKFRANDNYQLNRSNEPYHPPRPYKAPHSRRETNDSLNDETFGSLECTSEDRAEEERKRRASFELMRKEQHKAFQEKHKLNPDKNNDDFDITSLADDDEKRVVNRSNEYVEPNVTLSVLSNDEKSSSLSQTPSAARPLVPPGFASAKLERNLATKTSLNTHSTEVGQPAPGDTGVKGKEAVGAFSPDNSNSILYKLFGNASTLDRDKSTSIVEQPDQKADETWSPHAFQSSKFAHWFVEEEKKPVDDLTHRPNDLLSLIVGGEKGGLQTSNVETPQPIAANFAFLNSEPTGEHMTSNVAHTTIDNSELLYKSDKPEVLAAVLTCEDLEQSILSQVGENGSSRPQPIQDKDFDAKSEQLTPVDNHASHHLLSLLQKGTSHNDMELSSILDSSDKVPNTEGVTTGNVLDNPGEANVDVSNSSKTLTLETLFGSAFMKELQSVGAPLSVQRGSVGSAGPDVSESLLFPFPTSDNVHPPTGELTLNRHGSGVLPSEQTNHPKSNRFEEQWLGYGDSQGDGNSSLLQSEISKASGFKGPRDIHLPEEDSLITASDPLQNFLSAGNLVKTDLSQDTTVDITRKLAALNPAFRDDRLVTRNQEGLAFPRGPYDMREPGIPYQNLNVQRSPQIHPQLNHGGPMFNQLDSHPPHISSYMKLPTPEGMVHHDSPPNHQFPGNMLRPPFRQPNSGLAGPGFDPPVHHSMLQQQMHMQGNLPPPHLLRGFPRGAPMPSHASNPMTGFMQEPNPMQGQGFPFSGHQHPTFGGPGMQLQAPDVGGGRNHPEALQRLFEMELRSKNPKPIHASGHSQGMYGQELDLGFGYR, encoded by the exons ATGAGTTTTCAAAGTGAAGATCAGGGCTTGTTGGATCAGGCAACTGATCAAGGATTGCAAGA GAAGTTAAAAATTTCATACACAAGGGATTTTTTGTTATCGCTAAGTGGATTGGACATATGCAGAGAGTTGCCTAGTGGGTTTGATCGATCACTTTTAAG TGAATTTGAAGATGCTTCTCAAGATCGGCAGAGAAGTACAGGTGGTTTGTCAGTGCATAGTTTTAGTCGACGTATTGAATATAGTTCATCCCCTCCCACCAGAGGTGATAGCTTTTCACGGGGAATACATGGAAAATGGGAAACTCGATCTTCAGGACGATCTGATAAAGATAGTGATTCTCAATCTGAATTGGATTCAG ATTCTGGAAAACGTTTTGGCAATCAATCGCGTAGATCTTGGCAAGGTCCTGAGCATGATGGGCTTCTTGGTAGTGGTTCTTTTCCTCGGCCCTCTGGGTATACCCCTGGGTTGGCTGCCCTGAAATTTCGAGCTAATGACAACTACCAGCTAAATCGGTCTAATGAGCCTTATCATCCTCCTCGCCCTTATAAG GCACCTCACTCACGTCGGGAGACTAATGACTCTCTTAATGATGAAACATTTGGTTCTTTGGAGTGTACAAGTGAAGACAGGGctgaagaggaaagaaaaagaagag CTTCTTTTGAATTGATGAGAAAGGAACAACATAAAGCTTTCCAAGAAAAGCATAAGTTGAACCCGGACAAGAATAACGACGATTTTGACATAACTTCACTTGCTGACGACGATGAGAAAAGGGTAGTTAATAGGAGCAACGAGTATGTGGAGCCTAATGTGACTCTATCAGTGTTAAGCAATGATGAGAAATCTTCTTCCCTTTCACAGACTCCTTCAGCAGCAAGACCACTTGTACCCCCTGGTTTTGCAAGTGCAAAGTTGGAACGCAATTTGGCAACCAAGACATCCCTTAACACTCATTCAACAGAG GTTGGACAACCTGCGCCTGGTGATACTGGAG TAAAAGGAAAGGAGGCTGTGGGAGCTTTTAGTCCAGACAATTCAAATTCTATCCTATACAAGCTTTTTGGTAACGCTTCAACACTAGACCGTGACAAATCGACTAGTATTGTTGAG CAGCCTGATCAGAAAGCAGATGAGACATGGAGTCCACACGCCTTCCAATCTTCCAAGTTTGCTCATTGGTTTGTTGAAGAAG AAAAGAAGCCAGTGGATGACTTGACACATAGGCCGAATGACTTGCTCTCACTTATCGTTGGTggagaaaaaggggggttgcaGACTTCTAATGTAGAAACACCCCAGCCTATTGCAGCTAATTTTGCTTTCCTAAATTCTGAACCAACTGGTGAGCATATGACATCAAATGTAGCACATACTACTATTGACAACTCTGAGCTATTGTACAAGAGTGATAAACCTGAGGTTTTAGCAGCAGTTCTAACGTGTGAAGATTTAGAACAGTCAATTTTGTCTCAAGTTGGTGAAAATGGCTCATCACGTCCACAGCCCATTCAGGACAAAgattttgatgcaaaatctgagcAGTTGACTCCAGTTGATAATCATGCATCCCACCACCTCCTTTCTTTGTTACAGAAAGGAACCTCACACAATGATATGGAACTTTCATCTATTCTAGATTCTTCAGACAAGGTGCCTAATACTGAAGGAGTCACTACTGGCAATGTTCTTGATAATCCTGGAGAAGCAAATGTAGATGTTTCCAATTCATCAAAGACATTGACACTGGAAACACTTTTTGGGTCAGCTTTTATGAAGGAGCTTCAATCAGTTGGAGCGCCCCTTTCTGTTCAAAGGGGTTCAGTTGGATCTGCAGGGCCTGATGTTTCAGAGTCTCTTTTGTTTCCTTTCCCTACCTCAGACAATGTTCACCCTCCTACAGGTGAACTTACACTGAACAGGCACGGAAGTGGTGTCCTGCCATCAGAACAAACAAATCATCCCAAATCTAATAGATTTGAAGAGCAGTGGTTGGGGTATGGTGATTCTCAGGGAGATGGTAATTCATCGTTACTTCAGAGTGAAATTTCCAAAGCTAGTGGTTTCAAGGGGCCTCGTGATATTCACCTTCCAGAAGAAGATAGCTTGATTACAGCTAGTGATCCTCTGCAAAACTTTTTATCTGCTGGAAATTTAGTTAAAACAGATTTGTCCCAAGACACTACAGTTGACATTACTAGAAAACTGGCAGCTCTGAATCCTGCATTTAGAGATGACCGACTCGTTACGAGAAATCAAGAAGGTTTAGCATTCCCTCGTGGTCCATATGATATGAGGGAACCTGGTATTCCATATCAGAATCTTAATGTCCAAAGATCTCCACAGATCCACCCTCAGTTGAATCACGGTGGTCCAATGTTTAACCAACTGGATTCTCATCCCCCTCATATAAGTTCTTATATGAAGCTTCCAACTCCTGAGGGCATGGTTCATCATGACTCACCACCAAATCATCAATTTCCAGGAAATATGCTTCGTCCTCCTTTTCGTCAACCAAACAGTGGACTTGCAGGGCCAGGGTTTGATCCTCCAGTTCATCATTCTATGTTACAACAACAAATGCATATGCAAGGAAACCTTCCCCCACCTCATTTATTACGTGGATTCCCAAGGGGTGCACCTATGCCATCTCATGCTAGCAATCCAATGACTGGCTTCATGCAGGAACCAAACCCAATGCAAGGCCAAGGCTTCCCATTTAGTGGTCACCAGCATCCTACTTTTGGTGGCCCTGGAATGCAATTACAAG CTCCTGATGTTGGTGGTGGAAGAAATCATCCAGAAGCACTTCAGAGGCTTTTTGAGATGGAGCTGAGGTCAAAAAACCCAAAGCCAATCCATGCTTCAGGTCACAGCCAGGGGATGTATGGTCAAGAGCTAGACTTGGGTTTTGGGTATAGATAG
- the LOC114425193 gene encoding uncharacterized protein LOC114425193 isoform X3, which yields MSFQSEDQGLLDQATDQGLQEKLKISYTRDFLLSLSGLDICRELPSGFDRSLLSEFEDASQDRQRSTGGLSVHSFSRRIEYSSSPPTRGDSFSRGIHGKWETRSSGRSDKDSDSQSELDSDSGKRFGNQSRRSWQGPEHDGLLGSGSFPRPSGYTPGLAALKFRANDNYQLNRSNEPYHPPRPYKAPHSRRETNDSLNDETFGSLECTSEDRAEEERKRRASFELMRKEQHKAFQEKHKLNPDKNNDDFDITSLADDDEKRVVNRSNEYVEPNVTLSVLSNDEKSSSLSQTPSAARPLVPPGFASAKLERNLATKTSLNTHSTEVGQPAPGDTGVVLEASDDNEFINLNAEVKGKEAVGAFSPDNSNSILYKLFGNASTLDRDKSTSIVEQPDQKADETWSPHAFQSSKFAHWFVEEEKKPVDDLTHRPNDLLSLIVGGEKGGLQTSNVETPQPIAANFAFLNSEPTGEHMTSNVAHTTIDNSELLYKSDKPEVLAAVLTCEDLEQSILSQVGENGSSRPQPIQDKDFDAKSEQLTPVDNHASHHLLSLLQKGTSHNDMELSSILDSSDKVPNTEGVTTGNVLDNPGEANVDVSNSSKTLTLETLFGSAFMKELQSVGAPLSVQRGSVGSAGPDVSESLLFPFPTSDNVHPPTGELTLNRHGSGVLPSEQTNHPKSNRFEEQWLGYGDSQGDGNSSLLQSEISKASGFKGPRDIHLPEEDSLITASDPLQNFLSAGNLVKTDLSQDTTVDITRKLAALNPAFRDDRLVTRNQEGLAFPRGPYDMREPGIPYQNLNVQRSPQIHPQLNHGGPMFNQLDSHPPHISSYMKLPTPEGMVHHDSPPNHQFPGNMLRPPFRQPNSGLAGPGFDPPVHHSMLQQQMHMQGNLPPPHLLRGFPRGAPMPSHASNPMTGFMQEPNPMQGQGFPFSGHQHPTFGGPGMQLQAPDVGGGRNHPEALQRLFEMELRSKNPKPIHASGHSQGMYGQELDLGFGYR from the exons ATGAGTTTTCAAAGTGAAGATCAGGGCTTGTTGGATCAGGCAACTGATCAAGGATTGCAAGA GAAGTTAAAAATTTCATACACAAGGGATTTTTTGTTATCGCTAAGTGGATTGGACATATGCAGAGAGTTGCCTAGTGGGTTTGATCGATCACTTTTAAG TGAATTTGAAGATGCTTCTCAAGATCGGCAGAGAAGTACAGGTGGTTTGTCAGTGCATAGTTTTAGTCGACGTATTGAATATAGTTCATCCCCTCCCACCAGAGGTGATAGCTTTTCACGGGGAATACATGGAAAATGGGAAACTCGATCTTCAGGACGATCTGATAAAGATAGTGATTCTCAATCTGAATTGGATTCAG ATTCTGGAAAACGTTTTGGCAATCAATCGCGTAGATCTTGGCAAGGTCCTGAGCATGATGGGCTTCTTGGTAGTGGTTCTTTTCCTCGGCCCTCTGGGTATACCCCTGGGTTGGCTGCCCTGAAATTTCGAGCTAATGACAACTACCAGCTAAATCGGTCTAATGAGCCTTATCATCCTCCTCGCCCTTATAAG GCACCTCACTCACGTCGGGAGACTAATGACTCTCTTAATGATGAAACATTTGGTTCTTTGGAGTGTACAAGTGAAGACAGGGctgaagaggaaagaaaaagaagag CTTCTTTTGAATTGATGAGAAAGGAACAACATAAAGCTTTCCAAGAAAAGCATAAGTTGAACCCGGACAAGAATAACGACGATTTTGACATAACTTCACTTGCTGACGACGATGAGAAAAGGGTAGTTAATAGGAGCAACGAGTATGTGGAGCCTAATGTGACTCTATCAGTGTTAAGCAATGATGAGAAATCTTCTTCCCTTTCACAGACTCCTTCAGCAGCAAGACCACTTGTACCCCCTGGTTTTGCAAGTGCAAAGTTGGAACGCAATTTGGCAACCAAGACATCCCTTAACACTCATTCAACAGAG GTTGGACAACCTGCGCCTGGTGATACTGGAG TAGTCTTGGAAGCATCAGATGACAATGAATTTATTAATCTTAATGCTGAAGTAAAAGGAAAGGAGGCTGTGGGAGCTTTTAGTCCAGACAATTCAAATTCTATCCTATACAAGCTTTTTGGTAACGCTTCAACACTAGACCGTGACAAATCGACTAGTATTGTTGAG CAGCCTGATCAGAAAGCAGATGAGACATGGAGTCCACACGCCTTCCAATCTTCCAAGTTTGCTCATTGGTTTGTTGAAGAAG AAAAGAAGCCAGTGGATGACTTGACACATAGGCCGAATGACTTGCTCTCACTTATCGTTGGTggagaaaaaggggggttgcaGACTTCTAATGTAGAAACACCCCAGCCTATTGCAGCTAATTTTGCTTTCCTAAATTCTGAACCAACTGGTGAGCATATGACATCAAATGTAGCACATACTACTATTGACAACTCTGAGCTATTGTACAAGAGTGATAAACCTGAGGTTTTAGCAGCAGTTCTAACGTGTGAAGATTTAGAACAGTCAATTTTGTCTCAAGTTGGTGAAAATGGCTCATCACGTCCACAGCCCATTCAGGACAAAgattttgatgcaaaatctgagcAGTTGACTCCAGTTGATAATCATGCATCCCACCACCTCCTTTCTTTGTTACAGAAAGGAACCTCACACAATGATATGGAACTTTCATCTATTCTAGATTCTTCAGACAAGGTGCCTAATACTGAAGGAGTCACTACTGGCAATGTTCTTGATAATCCTGGAGAAGCAAATGTAGATGTTTCCAATTCATCAAAGACATTGACACTGGAAACACTTTTTGGGTCAGCTTTTATGAAGGAGCTTCAATCAGTTGGAGCGCCCCTTTCTGTTCAAAGGGGTTCAGTTGGATCTGCAGGGCCTGATGTTTCAGAGTCTCTTTTGTTTCCTTTCCCTACCTCAGACAATGTTCACCCTCCTACAGGTGAACTTACACTGAACAGGCACGGAAGTGGTGTCCTGCCATCAGAACAAACAAATCATCCCAAATCTAATAGATTTGAAGAGCAGTGGTTGGGGTATGGTGATTCTCAGGGAGATGGTAATTCATCGTTACTTCAGAGTGAAATTTCCAAAGCTAGTGGTTTCAAGGGGCCTCGTGATATTCACCTTCCAGAAGAAGATAGCTTGATTACAGCTAGTGATCCTCTGCAAAACTTTTTATCTGCTGGAAATTTAGTTAAAACAGATTTGTCCCAAGACACTACAGTTGACATTACTAGAAAACTGGCAGCTCTGAATCCTGCATTTAGAGATGACCGACTCGTTACGAGAAATCAAGAAGGTTTAGCATTCCCTCGTGGTCCATATGATATGAGGGAACCTGGTATTCCATATCAGAATCTTAATGTCCAAAGATCTCCACAGATCCACCCTCAGTTGAATCACGGTGGTCCAATGTTTAACCAACTGGATTCTCATCCCCCTCATATAAGTTCTTATATGAAGCTTCCAACTCCTGAGGGCATGGTTCATCATGACTCACCACCAAATCATCAATTTCCAGGAAATATGCTTCGTCCTCCTTTTCGTCAACCAAACAGTGGACTTGCAGGGCCAGGGTTTGATCCTCCAGTTCATCATTCTATGTTACAACAACAAATGCATATGCAAGGAAACCTTCCCCCACCTCATTTATTACGTGGATTCCCAAGGGGTGCACCTATGCCATCTCATGCTAGCAATCCAATGACTGGCTTCATGCAGGAACCAAACCCAATGCAAGGCCAAGGCTTCCCATTTAGTGGTCACCAGCATCCTACTTTTGGTGGCCCTGGAATGCAATTACAAG CTCCTGATGTTGGTGGTGGAAGAAATCATCCAGAAGCACTTCAGAGGCTTTTTGAGATGGAGCTGAGGTCAAAAAACCCAAAGCCAATCCATGCTTCAGGTCACAGCCAGGGGATGTATGGTCAAGAGCTAGACTTGGGTTTTGGGTATAGATAG
- the LOC114425193 gene encoding uncharacterized protein LOC114425193 isoform X2, with product MSFQSEDQGLLDQATDQGLQEKLKISYTRDFLLSLSGLDICRELPSGFDRSLLSEFEDASQDRQRSTGGLSVHSFSRRIEYSSSPPTRGDSFSRGIHGKWETRSSGRSDKDSDSQSELDSDSGKRFGNQSRRSWQGPEHDGLLGSGSFPRPSGYTPGLAALKFRANDNYQLNRSNEPYHPPRPYKAPHSRRETNDSLNDETFGSLECTSEDRAEEERKRRASFELMRKEQHKAFQEKHKLNPDKNNDDFDITSLADDDEKRVVNRSNEYVEPNVTLSVLSNDEKSSSLSQTPSAARPLVPPGFASAKLERNLATKTSLNTHSTEVGQPAPGDTGGNHVFSINSDNKEGKLLTKQVNNDQQNLQNTNLNISINYEKENILNLPSILDIADIKIGMGDQLRKRSALSVVLEASDDNEFINLNAEVKGKEAVGAFSPDNSNSILYKLFGNASTLDRDKSTSIVEPDQKADETWSPHAFQSSKFAHWFVEEEKKPVDDLTHRPNDLLSLIVGGEKGGLQTSNVETPQPIAANFAFLNSEPTGEHMTSNVAHTTIDNSELLYKSDKPEVLAAVLTCEDLEQSILSQVGENGSSRPQPIQDKDFDAKSEQLTPVDNHASHHLLSLLQKGTSHNDMELSSILDSSDKVPNTEGVTTGNVLDNPGEANVDVSNSSKTLTLETLFGSAFMKELQSVGAPLSVQRGSVGSAGPDVSESLLFPFPTSDNVHPPTGELTLNRHGSGVLPSEQTNHPKSNRFEEQWLGYGDSQGDGNSSLLQSEISKASGFKGPRDIHLPEEDSLITASDPLQNFLSAGNLVKTDLSQDTTVDITRKLAALNPAFRDDRLVTRNQEGLAFPRGPYDMREPGIPYQNLNVQRSPQIHPQLNHGGPMFNQLDSHPPHISSYMKLPTPEGMVHHDSPPNHQFPGNMLRPPFRQPNSGLAGPGFDPPVHHSMLQQQMHMQGNLPPPHLLRGFPRGAPMPSHASNPMTGFMQEPNPMQGQGFPFSGHQHPTFGGPGMQLQAPDVGGGRNHPEALQRLFEMELRSKNPKPIHASGHSQGMYGQELDLGFGYR from the exons ATGAGTTTTCAAAGTGAAGATCAGGGCTTGTTGGATCAGGCAACTGATCAAGGATTGCAAGA GAAGTTAAAAATTTCATACACAAGGGATTTTTTGTTATCGCTAAGTGGATTGGACATATGCAGAGAGTTGCCTAGTGGGTTTGATCGATCACTTTTAAG TGAATTTGAAGATGCTTCTCAAGATCGGCAGAGAAGTACAGGTGGTTTGTCAGTGCATAGTTTTAGTCGACGTATTGAATATAGTTCATCCCCTCCCACCAGAGGTGATAGCTTTTCACGGGGAATACATGGAAAATGGGAAACTCGATCTTCAGGACGATCTGATAAAGATAGTGATTCTCAATCTGAATTGGATTCAG ATTCTGGAAAACGTTTTGGCAATCAATCGCGTAGATCTTGGCAAGGTCCTGAGCATGATGGGCTTCTTGGTAGTGGTTCTTTTCCTCGGCCCTCTGGGTATACCCCTGGGTTGGCTGCCCTGAAATTTCGAGCTAATGACAACTACCAGCTAAATCGGTCTAATGAGCCTTATCATCCTCCTCGCCCTTATAAG GCACCTCACTCACGTCGGGAGACTAATGACTCTCTTAATGATGAAACATTTGGTTCTTTGGAGTGTACAAGTGAAGACAGGGctgaagaggaaagaaaaagaagag CTTCTTTTGAATTGATGAGAAAGGAACAACATAAAGCTTTCCAAGAAAAGCATAAGTTGAACCCGGACAAGAATAACGACGATTTTGACATAACTTCACTTGCTGACGACGATGAGAAAAGGGTAGTTAATAGGAGCAACGAGTATGTGGAGCCTAATGTGACTCTATCAGTGTTAAGCAATGATGAGAAATCTTCTTCCCTTTCACAGACTCCTTCAGCAGCAAGACCACTTGTACCCCCTGGTTTTGCAAGTGCAAAGTTGGAACGCAATTTGGCAACCAAGACATCCCTTAACACTCATTCAACAGAG GTTGGACAACCTGCGCCTGGTGATACTGGAGGTAACCATGTATTCAGTATAAATTCTGAcaataaagaaggaaaattattaACCAAGCAAGTGAATAATGATCAACAGAATCTTCAAAATACAAAtctaaatatttcaattaactatgagaaagaaaacattttaaatttaccGTCAATTTTGGATATTGCCGACATTAAAATTGGAATGGGTGATCAATTGAGGAAGAGATCTGCTCTTTCAGTAGTCTTGGAAGCATCAGATGACAATGAATTTATTAATCTTAATGCTGAAGTAAAAGGAAAGGAGGCTGTGGGAGCTTTTAGTCCAGACAATTCAAATTCTATCCTATACAAGCTTTTTGGTAACGCTTCAACACTAGACCGTGACAAATCGACTAGTATTGTTGAG CCTGATCAGAAAGCAGATGAGACATGGAGTCCACACGCCTTCCAATCTTCCAAGTTTGCTCATTGGTTTGTTGAAGAAG AAAAGAAGCCAGTGGATGACTTGACACATAGGCCGAATGACTTGCTCTCACTTATCGTTGGTggagaaaaaggggggttgcaGACTTCTAATGTAGAAACACCCCAGCCTATTGCAGCTAATTTTGCTTTCCTAAATTCTGAACCAACTGGTGAGCATATGACATCAAATGTAGCACATACTACTATTGACAACTCTGAGCTATTGTACAAGAGTGATAAACCTGAGGTTTTAGCAGCAGTTCTAACGTGTGAAGATTTAGAACAGTCAATTTTGTCTCAAGTTGGTGAAAATGGCTCATCACGTCCACAGCCCATTCAGGACAAAgattttgatgcaaaatctgagcAGTTGACTCCAGTTGATAATCATGCATCCCACCACCTCCTTTCTTTGTTACAGAAAGGAACCTCACACAATGATATGGAACTTTCATCTATTCTAGATTCTTCAGACAAGGTGCCTAATACTGAAGGAGTCACTACTGGCAATGTTCTTGATAATCCTGGAGAAGCAAATGTAGATGTTTCCAATTCATCAAAGACATTGACACTGGAAACACTTTTTGGGTCAGCTTTTATGAAGGAGCTTCAATCAGTTGGAGCGCCCCTTTCTGTTCAAAGGGGTTCAGTTGGATCTGCAGGGCCTGATGTTTCAGAGTCTCTTTTGTTTCCTTTCCCTACCTCAGACAATGTTCACCCTCCTACAGGTGAACTTACACTGAACAGGCACGGAAGTGGTGTCCTGCCATCAGAACAAACAAATCATCCCAAATCTAATAGATTTGAAGAGCAGTGGTTGGGGTATGGTGATTCTCAGGGAGATGGTAATTCATCGTTACTTCAGAGTGAAATTTCCAAAGCTAGTGGTTTCAAGGGGCCTCGTGATATTCACCTTCCAGAAGAAGATAGCTTGATTACAGCTAGTGATCCTCTGCAAAACTTTTTATCTGCTGGAAATTTAGTTAAAACAGATTTGTCCCAAGACACTACAGTTGACATTACTAGAAAACTGGCAGCTCTGAATCCTGCATTTAGAGATGACCGACTCGTTACGAGAAATCAAGAAGGTTTAGCATTCCCTCGTGGTCCATATGATATGAGGGAACCTGGTATTCCATATCAGAATCTTAATGTCCAAAGATCTCCACAGATCCACCCTCAGTTGAATCACGGTGGTCCAATGTTTAACCAACTGGATTCTCATCCCCCTCATATAAGTTCTTATATGAAGCTTCCAACTCCTGAGGGCATGGTTCATCATGACTCACCACCAAATCATCAATTTCCAGGAAATATGCTTCGTCCTCCTTTTCGTCAACCAAACAGTGGACTTGCAGGGCCAGGGTTTGATCCTCCAGTTCATCATTCTATGTTACAACAACAAATGCATATGCAAGGAAACCTTCCCCCACCTCATTTATTACGTGGATTCCCAAGGGGTGCACCTATGCCATCTCATGCTAGCAATCCAATGACTGGCTTCATGCAGGAACCAAACCCAATGCAAGGCCAAGGCTTCCCATTTAGTGGTCACCAGCATCCTACTTTTGGTGGCCCTGGAATGCAATTACAAG CTCCTGATGTTGGTGGTGGAAGAAATCATCCAGAAGCACTTCAGAGGCTTTTTGAGATGGAGCTGAGGTCAAAAAACCCAAAGCCAATCCATGCTTCAGGTCACAGCCAGGGGATGTATGGTCAAGAGCTAGACTTGGGTTTTGGGTATAGATAG